A part of Populus alba chromosome 8, ASM523922v2, whole genome shotgun sequence genomic DNA contains:
- the LOC118060275 gene encoding uncharacterized protein isoform X3: MQKFVDLKSLGTKLQIISAFSIDHVKGYIYIEADKQIDIIEACKGLCSIYSSRMAPVPKNEVSHLLSIRKSCNQVSEGMWARVKNGNYKGDLAQIVAVNDVRKKATVKLIPRIDLQALAQKFGGGLAKKKAAIPAPRLISSSELEEFRPLIQYRRDRDTGKMFEVLDGLMLKDGYLYKRVSIDSLSCLSVLPSEEELLKFKSSENNESENLEWLAQIYVGQKKKRIIGNEKGGEKGEGSSASGQNKFELYDLVCFGRKDFGLIVGMEKDESYKILKHGPEKPDVVTVALRDLKNGPTDMKFTALDHHKKTMSVNDTVKVLEGPLKDRQGIVKQIYRGIIFIYDQNETEDCGYFCSKAQMCEKIKLSFDACYGKDSESASLGFEDFPSSPKSPLSPKKPWQAKENSRGCMRFNQGDKDGLFSIGQTLRIRVGPLKGYLCQVLAMRYSDVTVKLGSQQKVLTVKSEHLSELRAKSSAMSVSDDPRSSSFKPFDLLGNEGGSGGWTGGAGTSTEGDGWNAGGLSTERTSWSSPGFTLQPETNPVNPSSSVDNEPNKDDTWGSQAKAKQTSSWGAAAADSWNKAASNIGSSSGASVGWGKATLSNEDLPGSSRGSGDNWGQGIPRDEKSSFDAAASAWDKGKTVIGNQNGSWGEAATAKNQVGSWGKCNDAVETGSWEKNKSSGTGEDCLSNKTTGWNQHKSQDGGDPWGKAAEEQDKGAAQNDSWGKAAEKRESQNGAEKPTEGWGKAGRSSAQPEADKGSGWLKDKADSAGQTSSWGKGKIFSEDATEWNKDGSNNQNQTDSWNKPKAFGSDRGSWNKQGESSWGKQEGGSRGNGNRPDGDQEFGGWNKTSDGGHGSGGSRGRGGGRGGRDQFGRGRSFSDGQSSGWKGGENNSTGNDQGGGWGKSKGFEGSREGGWKSVSSGGDSGSGWNKSGGADKETGGSVDKWNSGNKSSWNNDQTQGHNGSKGFVSNLSSEGQNDGASWKAPKSSGMNSSSGWNSASAVDEVPGGSWGGGSKWNSGKASTGDNTTGWKTGTSGAGTQPSDWGAPKASKGDQSSSWDNKTSHVDANQSSGWGSKSCWNQKSPELEKDSEVDGNRNSSWAKKSNLKSESSDASGNAGSDWGKKGNWNSESNNADGNQDSGWANKSNWNSGSKDANQGSSWAKKSNWNSGSSDVNQESGWDKKSSWSSRYGDGNQDASVACDDEGQTGTCGNRGGGGSWRGGFGGRDGSDRGGFRGRGDIEGFGGRNGSDRGGYGGRGRSDRGGFGGRGGPDRGGFRGRGDRGGFGGRARGRRDYNGGWSDNNSAEDKTFDWKNGANNSGGGWKNNGGGSSWNRGGGDRGQQNSWNSGSGGTSNEGGGWSSQGSGWNQSRTAKDSGGSDLAGGWNKGTCANSDAAWRQGNSWKSSNPSGEGWSKSSKEIKGSEDQGGGWNKGPSGANSDTAWGQGNSWKSSNPSDEGWSQSSKEIKGSEDQWGVWNKGPGSGAQGGGWGTKGAGSGEAGMTGGDAMTWNQSGASGGGQSSGWNGSTEGKEGINTGRELTDPCGKASSTSFWNQSSKDIEGSDDQGSGWNKGPSSNAQAGVWGDKGAGSGDGGDAETWNQSSAFGGGQSSGWGQSTEVKGANESGKPTDPWGNKASTSSWGNEGNDGSSKGGW; the protein is encoded by the exons ATGCAAAAGTTTGTTGACCTGAAGTCTCTGGGTACCAAACTGCAGATAATATCTGCATTTTCCATTGATCATGTTAAGggttatatttatattgaagCTGACAAGCAAATTGATATTATTGAG GCATGTAAAGGGCTTTGTAGCATATATTCTAGCAGGATGGCTCCAGTTCCTAAAAATGAAGTGTCTCATCTGCTCTCCATCCGAAAAAGTTGTAATCAAGTTTCTGAGGGCATGTGGGCTCGTGTAAAGAATGGGAACTATAAGGGGGACTTGGCACAG aTTGTGGCTGTGAATGACGTGCGGAAAAAAGCAACAGTGAAGCTGATTCCAAGAATTGATTTGCAAGCATTGGCGCAAAAATTT GGAGGGGGACTTGCAAAGAAGAAAGCTGCCATACCAGCTCCGAGACTAATCAGCTCAAGTGAACTTGA GGAGTTCCGGCCTCTTATTCAATATAGACGTGACCGTGATACCGGCAAGATGTTTGAGGTTCTTGATGGCCTGATGCTCAAGGatggatatttatataaaagagtATCTATAGATTCTTTAAGCTGCTTGAGCGTTTTGCCTTCAGAAGAGGAATTGTTGAAGTTCAAGTCTTCTGAGAATAATGAGTCAGAGAATTTGGAATGGCTTGCACAGATATATGTTGGACAGAAGAAAAAACGGATAATTGGAAATGAGAAAGGTGGTGAGAAAGGAGAGGGCTCATCAGCATCTGGGCAGAATAAATTTGAACTGTATGATCTTGTGTGTTTCGG CCGCAAAGATTTTGGTCTTATTGTTGGTATGGAGAAAGATGAATCTTACAAG ATTCTAAAACATGGACCTGAAAAACCTGATGTGGTTACTGTTGCATTACGTGATCTAAAGAATGGGCCCACTGATATGAAGTTTACTGCTTTAGATCATCACAAGAAAACCATGTCAGTTAACGATACTGTTAAGGTTTTGGAAGGTCCATTGAAG GATAGGCAAGGAATTGTTAAGCAAATCTACAGGGGCATCATATTTATATATGATCAGAATGAAACAGAAGATTGTGGTTATTTCTGTTCGAAAGCTCAAATGTGTGAAAAAATCAAGCTTTCTTTTGATGCTTGCTATGGAAAG GATAGTGAATCAGCCTCTTTAGGGTTTGAAGATTTCCCATCATCTCCCAAATCCCCCTTATCACCTAAAAAACCGTGGCAAGCGAAAGAAAATAGCCGTGGCTGTATGCGTT TCAACCAAGGCGACAAGGATGGATTGTTCTCCATTGGTCAAACCTTGAGAATCCGAGTAGGACCTTTGAAGGGGTATCTATGCCAGGTCTTGGCCATGCGCTATTCTGATGTTACTGTGAAGCTTGGTTCTCAGCAGAAAGTTCTTACAG TTAAAAGTGAGCATCTTTCTGAGCTCCGTGCAAAGAGCTCCGCCATGTCTGTAAG TGATGATCCACGATCCAGTTCTTTCAAACCATTTGATTTACTTGGAAATGAAGGTGGCTCTGGAG gatggaCGGGTGGAGCTGGGACATCAACTGAAGGTGATGGCTGGAACGCTGGTGGCCTCTCCACTGAaag AACTTCTTGGTCTAGTCCGGGCTTCACG CTTCAACCTGAAACCAACCCTGTAAATCCATCAAGTTCTGTAGATAATGAACCAAATAAAG ATGATACTTGGGGGAGTCAAGCTAAAGCAAAACAGACTTCATCTTGGGGTGCAGCTGCAGCTGACTCTTGGAACAAAGCTGCTTCTAACATTGGTTCTAGCAGTGGTGCATCTGTTGGCTGGGGTAAAGCAACTTTATCCAATGAAGATCTGCCAGGCTCTTCAAGAGGTTCAGGAGATAACTGGGGTCAAGGAATCCCAAGAGATGAAAAATCTTCTTTTGATGCTGCAGCATCTGcttgggacaaaggaaagaCTGTTATTGGAAACCAAAATGGCAGTTGGGGTGAGGCAGCTACCGCGAAGAATCAAGTGGGTTCGTGGGGAAAATGTAATGATGCAGTTGAAACAGGATCCTGGGAGAAGAATAAAAGCTCTGGCACAGGAGAGGACTGCTTGAGTAACAAGACTACCGGGTGGAATCAACACAAATCACAAGATGGAGGAGACCCTTGGGGTAAAGCTGCAGAAGAACAAGATAAGGGTGCTGCACAAAATGATTCTTGGGGTAAAGCTGCAGAGAAGCGGGAAAGCCAAAATGGTGCTGAAAAGCCAACTGAGGGTTGGGGTAAGGCAGGCAGGAGCAGCGCTCAACCAGAAGCTGATAAAGGAAGTGGCTGGTTGAAAGACAAAGCTGATAGTGCAGGTCAAACTTCAAGTTGGGGCAAAGGGAAAATTTTTAGTGAAGATGCAACTGAGTGGAATAAAGATGGATCTAATAACCAGAATCAGACTGATAGCTGGAATAAGCCAAAGGCCTTTGGTTCTGATAGGGGATCTTGGAATAAACAGGGAGAATCCTCTTGGGGTAAACAAGAAGGGGGATCTCGGGGTAATGGGAATAGACCAGATGGAGATCAAGAGTTTGGTGGCTGGAACAAGACATCTGATGGGGGTCATGGTTCAGGTGGGAGCAGGGGAAGAGGAGGTGGTCGTGGTGGTAGAGATCAGTTTGGCCGAGGAAGATCCTTTAGTGATGGTCAATCTTCAGGTTGGAAAGGTGGAGAAAACAATTCAACTGGCAATGATCAAGGAGGTGGCTGGGGGAAATCCAAGGGGTTTGAGGGAAGTAGAGAGGGTGGATGGAAGTCTGTTTCTTCTGGGGGTGATAGTGGATCAGGTTGGAACAAAAGTGGGGGAGCAGATAAAGAGACCGGTGGGAGCGTGGACAAATGGAACAGTGGTAACAAATCGAGTTGGAACAATGATCAAACTCAAGGTCACAATGGGAGCAAAGGGTTTGTTTCTAATCTGTCTTCAGAAGGGCAAAATGATGGTGCTAGTTGGAAAGCACCCAAATCAAGTGGCATGAACTCGTCTTCTGGATGGAACAGTGCTTCTGCTGTGGATGAAGTACCAGGTGGAAGTTGGGGTGGAGGCAGCAAGTGGAACTCAGGGAAAGCTTCTACTGGTGACAATACAACTGGATGGAAAACTGGAACGAGTGGGGCTGGCACCCAGCCGTCTGACTGGGGTGCTCCAAAAGCTTCTAAGGGAGACCAGTCATCAAGCTGGGATAATAAAACTAGTCATGTAGATGCCAACCAGTCATCTGGTTGGGGTAGTAAAAGCTGTTGGAATCAGAAATCTCCTGAACTTGAAAAGGACAGCGAGGTAGATGGAAACCGGAATTCTAGCTGGGCTaagaaaagtaatttaaaatctGAATCAAGTGATGCAAGTGGAAATGCTGGCTCTGACTGGGGCAAGAAGGGCAATTGGAACTCCGAATCCAATAATGCGGATGGAAATCAAGATTCTGGTTGGGCCAACAAAAGCAACTGGAACTCTGGGTCCAAAGATGCAAACCAAGGTTCTAGTTGGGCCAAGAAAAGTAATTGGAACTCTGGATCTAGTGATGTGAACCAAGAATCTGGTTGGGACAAGAAAAGCAGTTGGAGCTCTAGATATGGTGATGGTAATCAGGATGCTTCTGTAGCCTGTGATGATGAAGGCCAAACTGGGACCTGTGGTAATAGGGGAGGTGGTGGGAGTTGGAGAGGTGGTTTTGGTGGTAGGGATGGTTCAGACAGAGGGGGTTTTAGAGGTAGAGGTGACATAGAAGGCTTTGGAGGTAGAAATGGCTCAGACAGGGGGGGTTATGGAGGTAGAGGCAGATCCGACAGAGGTGGATTTGGAGGCAGAGGTGGTCCAGACAGAGGGGGCTTTAGGGGTAGAGGGGACAGAGGAGGCTTTGGTGGTAGAGCCAGAGGAAGGAGGGATTATAATGGTGGTTGGAGTGACAACAATTCTGCTGAAGATAAGACCTTTGACTGGAAGAATGGGGCAAACAACAGTGGTGGAGGATGGAAAAATAATGGTGGTGGAAGCAGTTGGAACCGAGGAGGTGGTGATAGGGGCCAACAGAATAGCTGGAATTCTGGAAGTGGCGGAACAAGCAATGAAGGTGGTGGTTGGAGTAGCCAAGGTTCAGGCTGGAACCAGTCAAGAACGGCCAAAGATAGTGGTGGCAGTGACCTTGCTGGTGGTTGGAACAAGGGAACCTGTGCAAACAGCGATGCTGCCTGGCGTCAAGGAAACAGCTGGAAGTCATCAAATCCTTCTGGTGAGGGCTGGAGTAAATCAAGCAAAGAAATTAAAGGTTCAGAAGATCAAGGGGGTGGCTGGAACAAAGGACCTTCTGGTGCAAACAGCGACACTGCCTGGGGTCAAGGAAACAGCTGGAAGTCATCAAATCCTTCCGATGAGGGCTGGAGTCAATCAAGCAAAGAAATTAAAGGTTCAGAAGATCAATGGGGTGTCTGGAACAAAGGACCTGGTTCCGGTGCTCAAGGTGGTGGCTGGGGGACAAAAGGAGCAGGCTCAGGAGAAGCAGGGATGACTGGAGGTGATGCTATGACCTGGAATCAATCTGGTGCTTCTGGCGGAGGCCAATCATCTGGTTGGAATGGATCAACAGAGGGCAAAGAAGGAATTAATACAGGCAGGGAACTAACTGATCCGTGTGGTAAAGCATCATCAACAAGTTTTTGGAATCAATCAAGCAAAGACATTGAAGGTTCTGATGACCAAGGCAGTGGCTGGAACAAAGGACCCAGTTCTAATGCTCAAGCTGGTGTCTGGGGGGACAAAGGAGCAGGTTCGGGAGATGGAGGCGATGCTGAGACCTGGAATCAATCTAGTGCTTTTGGTGGAGGGCAATCATCTGGCTGGGGTCAATCTACAGAGGTGAAAGGAGCAAATGAAAGTGGTAAGCCGACTGATCCATGGGGTAATAAAGCATCAACAAGCTCTTGGGGAAACGAAGGGAACGATGGAAGTAGCAAAGGGGGGTGGTAA
- the LOC118060275 gene encoding uncharacterized protein isoform X2 translates to MSSKGKGKAVASGGDKRKRGDVDDDKTGGGKMKRNRAVLQFFEDEADHSDYESDDSDLNFDIEDFMDEEYDVELKVKNDPPKTQNVPIVPKEEEMDGEEFDKMMEERFKNNPRFRFAEDADEAKRSMERNYLEPSAKDPTIWKVKCMVGRERHSAFCLMQKFVDLKSLGTKLQIISAFSIDHVKGYIYIEADKQIDIIEACKGLCSIYSSRMAPVPKNEVSHLLSIRKSCNQVSEGMWARVKNGNYKGDLAQIVAVNDVRKKATVKLIPRIDLQALAQKFGGGLAKKKAAIPAPRLISSSELEEFRPLIQYRRDRDTGKMFEVLDGLMLKDGYLYKRVSIDSLSCLSVLPSEEELLKFKSSENNESENLEWLAQIYVGQKKKRIIGNEKGGEKGEGSSASGQNKFELYDLVCFGRKDFGLIVGMEKDESYKILKHGPEKPDVVTVALRDLKNGPTDMKFTALDHHKKTMSVNDTVKVLEGPLKDRQGIVKQIYRGIIFIYDQNETEDCGYFCSKAQMCEKIKLSFDACYGKDSESASLGFEDFPSSPKSPLSPKKPWQAKENSRGFNQGDKDGLFSIGQTLRIRVGPLKGYLCQVLAMRYSDVTVKLGSQQKVLTVKSEHLSELRAKSSAMSVSDDPRSSSFKPFDLLGNEGGSGGWTGGAGTSTEGDGWNAGGLSTERTSWSSPGFTLQPETNPVNPSSSVDNEPNKDDTWGSQAKAKQTSSWGAAAADSWNKAASNIGSSSGASVGWGKATLSNEDLPGSSRGSGDNWGQGIPRDEKSSFDAAASAWDKGKTVIGNQNGSWGEAATAKNQVGSWGKCNDAVETGSWEKNKSSGTGEDCLSNKTTGWNQHKSQDGGDPWGKAAEEQDKGAAQNDSWGKAAEKRESQNGAEKPTEGWGKAGRSSAQPEADKGSGWLKDKADSAGQTSSWGKGKIFSEDATEWNKDGSNNQNQTDSWNKPKAFGSDRGSWNKQGESSWGKQEGGSRGNGNRPDGDQEFGGWNKTSDGGHGSGGSRGRGGGRGGRDQFGRGRSFSDGQSSGWKGGENNSTGNDQGGGWGKSKGFEGSREGGWKSVSSGGDSGSGWNKSGGADKETGGSVDKWNSGNKSSWNNDQTQGHNGSKGFVSNLSSEGQNDGASWKAPKSSGMNSSSGWNSASAVDEVPGGSWGGGSKWNSGKASTGDNTTGWKTGTSGAGTQPSDWGAPKASKGDQSSSWDNKTSHVDANQSSGWGSKSCWNQKSPELEKDSEVDGNRNSSWAKKSNLKSESSDASGNAGSDWGKKGNWNSESNNADGNQDSGWANKSNWNSGSKDANQGSSWAKKSNWNSGSSDVNQESGWDKKSSWSSRYGDGNQDASVACDDEGQTGTCGNRGGGGSWRGGFGGRDGSDRGGFRGRGDIEGFGGRNGSDRGGYGGRGRSDRGGFGGRGGPDRGGFRGRGDRGGFGGRARGRRDYNGGWSDNNSAEDKTFDWKNGANNSGGGWKNNGGGSSWNRGGGDRGQQNSWNSGSGGTSNEGGGWSSQGSGWNQSRTAKDSGGSDLAGGWNKGTCANSDAAWRQGNSWKSSNPSGEGWSKSSKEIKGSEDQGGGWNKGPSGANSDTAWGQGNSWKSSNPSDEGWSQSSKEIKGSEDQWGVWNKGPGSGAQGGGWGTKGAGSGEAGMTGGDAMTWNQSGASGGGQSSGWNGSTEGKEGINTGRELTDPCGKASSTSFWNQSSKDIEGSDDQGSGWNKGPSSNAQAGVWGDKGAGSGDGGDAETWNQSSAFGGGQSSGWGQSTEVKGANESGKPTDPWGNKASTSSWGNEGNDGSSKGGW, encoded by the exons ATGTCGTCGAAGGGGAAGGGAAAGGCCGTCGCTAGCGGCGGAGATAAACGGAAACGTGGCGATGTTGACGACGACAAGACCGGTGGTGGAAAGATGAAAAGGAACCGTGCGGTTCTTCAGTTCTTCGAAGACGAAGCTGATCATAGTGATTACGAGAGTGATGATAGTGATCTTAATTTTGACattgaag ATTTTATGGATGAAGAATATGATGTAGAGCTGAAAGTAAAGAATGATCCACCAAAAACCCAAAATGTTCCAATTGTTCCCAAAGAGGAGGAGATGGACGGGGAAGAGTTTGATAAGATGATGGAAGAGCGTTTCAAGAATAATCCCAGATTTCGTTTTGCTGAAGATGCTGATGAGGCTAAAAGATCCATGGAAAGAAATTATCTTGAACCTTCTGCAAAGGATCCAACTATCTGGAAAGTGAAATGCATG GTTGGACGTGAGAGGCATTCAGCTTTTTGCCTCATGCAAAAGTTTGTTGACCTGAAGTCTCTGGGTACCAAACTGCAGATAATATCTGCATTTTCCATTGATCATGTTAAGggttatatttatattgaagCTGACAAGCAAATTGATATTATTGAG GCATGTAAAGGGCTTTGTAGCATATATTCTAGCAGGATGGCTCCAGTTCCTAAAAATGAAGTGTCTCATCTGCTCTCCATCCGAAAAAGTTGTAATCAAGTTTCTGAGGGCATGTGGGCTCGTGTAAAGAATGGGAACTATAAGGGGGACTTGGCACAG aTTGTGGCTGTGAATGACGTGCGGAAAAAAGCAACAGTGAAGCTGATTCCAAGAATTGATTTGCAAGCATTGGCGCAAAAATTT GGAGGGGGACTTGCAAAGAAGAAAGCTGCCATACCAGCTCCGAGACTAATCAGCTCAAGTGAACTTGA GGAGTTCCGGCCTCTTATTCAATATAGACGTGACCGTGATACCGGCAAGATGTTTGAGGTTCTTGATGGCCTGATGCTCAAGGatggatatttatataaaagagtATCTATAGATTCTTTAAGCTGCTTGAGCGTTTTGCCTTCAGAAGAGGAATTGTTGAAGTTCAAGTCTTCTGAGAATAATGAGTCAGAGAATTTGGAATGGCTTGCACAGATATATGTTGGACAGAAGAAAAAACGGATAATTGGAAATGAGAAAGGTGGTGAGAAAGGAGAGGGCTCATCAGCATCTGGGCAGAATAAATTTGAACTGTATGATCTTGTGTGTTTCGG CCGCAAAGATTTTGGTCTTATTGTTGGTATGGAGAAAGATGAATCTTACAAG ATTCTAAAACATGGACCTGAAAAACCTGATGTGGTTACTGTTGCATTACGTGATCTAAAGAATGGGCCCACTGATATGAAGTTTACTGCTTTAGATCATCACAAGAAAACCATGTCAGTTAACGATACTGTTAAGGTTTTGGAAGGTCCATTGAAG GATAGGCAAGGAATTGTTAAGCAAATCTACAGGGGCATCATATTTATATATGATCAGAATGAAACAGAAGATTGTGGTTATTTCTGTTCGAAAGCTCAAATGTGTGAAAAAATCAAGCTTTCTTTTGATGCTTGCTATGGAAAG GATAGTGAATCAGCCTCTTTAGGGTTTGAAGATTTCCCATCATCTCCCAAATCCCCCTTATCACCTAAAAAACCGTGGCAAGCGAAAGAAAATAGCCGTGGCT TCAACCAAGGCGACAAGGATGGATTGTTCTCCATTGGTCAAACCTTGAGAATCCGAGTAGGACCTTTGAAGGGGTATCTATGCCAGGTCTTGGCCATGCGCTATTCTGATGTTACTGTGAAGCTTGGTTCTCAGCAGAAAGTTCTTACAG TTAAAAGTGAGCATCTTTCTGAGCTCCGTGCAAAGAGCTCCGCCATGTCTGTAAG TGATGATCCACGATCCAGTTCTTTCAAACCATTTGATTTACTTGGAAATGAAGGTGGCTCTGGAG gatggaCGGGTGGAGCTGGGACATCAACTGAAGGTGATGGCTGGAACGCTGGTGGCCTCTCCACTGAaag AACTTCTTGGTCTAGTCCGGGCTTCACG CTTCAACCTGAAACCAACCCTGTAAATCCATCAAGTTCTGTAGATAATGAACCAAATAAAG ATGATACTTGGGGGAGTCAAGCTAAAGCAAAACAGACTTCATCTTGGGGTGCAGCTGCAGCTGACTCTTGGAACAAAGCTGCTTCTAACATTGGTTCTAGCAGTGGTGCATCTGTTGGCTGGGGTAAAGCAACTTTATCCAATGAAGATCTGCCAGGCTCTTCAAGAGGTTCAGGAGATAACTGGGGTCAAGGAATCCCAAGAGATGAAAAATCTTCTTTTGATGCTGCAGCATCTGcttgggacaaaggaaagaCTGTTATTGGAAACCAAAATGGCAGTTGGGGTGAGGCAGCTACCGCGAAGAATCAAGTGGGTTCGTGGGGAAAATGTAATGATGCAGTTGAAACAGGATCCTGGGAGAAGAATAAAAGCTCTGGCACAGGAGAGGACTGCTTGAGTAACAAGACTACCGGGTGGAATCAACACAAATCACAAGATGGAGGAGACCCTTGGGGTAAAGCTGCAGAAGAACAAGATAAGGGTGCTGCACAAAATGATTCTTGGGGTAAAGCTGCAGAGAAGCGGGAAAGCCAAAATGGTGCTGAAAAGCCAACTGAGGGTTGGGGTAAGGCAGGCAGGAGCAGCGCTCAACCAGAAGCTGATAAAGGAAGTGGCTGGTTGAAAGACAAAGCTGATAGTGCAGGTCAAACTTCAAGTTGGGGCAAAGGGAAAATTTTTAGTGAAGATGCAACTGAGTGGAATAAAGATGGATCTAATAACCAGAATCAGACTGATAGCTGGAATAAGCCAAAGGCCTTTGGTTCTGATAGGGGATCTTGGAATAAACAGGGAGAATCCTCTTGGGGTAAACAAGAAGGGGGATCTCGGGGTAATGGGAATAGACCAGATGGAGATCAAGAGTTTGGTGGCTGGAACAAGACATCTGATGGGGGTCATGGTTCAGGTGGGAGCAGGGGAAGAGGAGGTGGTCGTGGTGGTAGAGATCAGTTTGGCCGAGGAAGATCCTTTAGTGATGGTCAATCTTCAGGTTGGAAAGGTGGAGAAAACAATTCAACTGGCAATGATCAAGGAGGTGGCTGGGGGAAATCCAAGGGGTTTGAGGGAAGTAGAGAGGGTGGATGGAAGTCTGTTTCTTCTGGGGGTGATAGTGGATCAGGTTGGAACAAAAGTGGGGGAGCAGATAAAGAGACCGGTGGGAGCGTGGACAAATGGAACAGTGGTAACAAATCGAGTTGGAACAATGATCAAACTCAAGGTCACAATGGGAGCAAAGGGTTTGTTTCTAATCTGTCTTCAGAAGGGCAAAATGATGGTGCTAGTTGGAAAGCACCCAAATCAAGTGGCATGAACTCGTCTTCTGGATGGAACAGTGCTTCTGCTGTGGATGAAGTACCAGGTGGAAGTTGGGGTGGAGGCAGCAAGTGGAACTCAGGGAAAGCTTCTACTGGTGACAATACAACTGGATGGAAAACTGGAACGAGTGGGGCTGGCACCCAGCCGTCTGACTGGGGTGCTCCAAAAGCTTCTAAGGGAGACCAGTCATCAAGCTGGGATAATAAAACTAGTCATGTAGATGCCAACCAGTCATCTGGTTGGGGTAGTAAAAGCTGTTGGAATCAGAAATCTCCTGAACTTGAAAAGGACAGCGAGGTAGATGGAAACCGGAATTCTAGCTGGGCTaagaaaagtaatttaaaatctGAATCAAGTGATGCAAGTGGAAATGCTGGCTCTGACTGGGGCAAGAAGGGCAATTGGAACTCCGAATCCAATAATGCGGATGGAAATCAAGATTCTGGTTGGGCCAACAAAAGCAACTGGAACTCTGGGTCCAAAGATGCAAACCAAGGTTCTAGTTGGGCCAAGAAAAGTAATTGGAACTCTGGATCTAGTGATGTGAACCAAGAATCTGGTTGGGACAAGAAAAGCAGTTGGAGCTCTAGATATGGTGATGGTAATCAGGATGCTTCTGTAGCCTGTGATGATGAAGGCCAAACTGGGACCTGTGGTAATAGGGGAGGTGGTGGGAGTTGGAGAGGTGGTTTTGGTGGTAGGGATGGTTCAGACAGAGGGGGTTTTAGAGGTAGAGGTGACATAGAAGGCTTTGGAGGTAGAAATGGCTCAGACAGGGGGGGTTATGGAGGTAGAGGCAGATCCGACAGAGGTGGATTTGGAGGCAGAGGTGGTCCAGACAGAGGGGGCTTTAGGGGTAGAGGGGACAGAGGAGGCTTTGGTGGTAGAGCCAGAGGAAGGAGGGATTATAATGGTGGTTGGAGTGACAACAATTCTGCTGAAGATAAGACCTTTGACTGGAAGAATGGGGCAAACAACAGTGGTGGAGGATGGAAAAATAATGGTGGTGGAAGCAGTTGGAACCGAGGAGGTGGTGATAGGGGCCAACAGAATAGCTGGAATTCTGGAAGTGGCGGAACAAGCAATGAAGGTGGTGGTTGGAGTAGCCAAGGTTCAGGCTGGAACCAGTCAAGAACGGCCAAAGATAGTGGTGGCAGTGACCTTGCTGGTGGTTGGAACAAGGGAACCTGTGCAAACAGCGATGCTGCCTGGCGTCAAGGAAACAGCTGGAAGTCATCAAATCCTTCTGGTGAGGGCTGGAGTAAATCAAGCAAAGAAATTAAAGGTTCAGAAGATCAAGGGGGTGGCTGGAACAAAGGACCTTCTGGTGCAAACAGCGACACTGCCTGGGGTCAAGGAAACAGCTGGAAGTCATCAAATCCTTCCGATGAGGGCTGGAGTCAATCAAGCAAAGAAATTAAAGGTTCAGAAGATCAATGGGGTGTCTGGAACAAAGGACCTGGTTCCGGTGCTCAAGGTGGTGGCTGGGGGACAAAAGGAGCAGGCTCAGGAGAAGCAGGGATGACTGGAGGTGATGCTATGACCTGGAATCAATCTGGTGCTTCTGGCGGAGGCCAATCATCTGGTTGGAATGGATCAACAGAGGGCAAAGAAGGAATTAATACAGGCAGGGAACTAACTGATCCGTGTGGTAAAGCATCATCAACAAGTTTTTGGAATCAATCAAGCAAAGACATTGAAGGTTCTGATGACCAAGGCAGTGGCTGGAACAAAGGACCCAGTTCTAATGCTCAAGCTGGTGTCTGGGGGGACAAAGGAGCAGGTTCGGGAGATGGAGGCGATGCTGAGACCTGGAATCAATCTAGTGCTTTTGGTGGAGGGCAATCATCTGGCTGGGGTCAATCTACAGAGGTGAAAGGAGCAAATGAAAGTGGTAAGCCGACTGATCCATGGGGTAATAAAGCATCAACAAGCTCTTGGGGAAACGAAGGGAACGATGGAAGTAGCAAAGGGGGGTGGTAA